A single region of the Sphingomonas sp. LY29 genome encodes:
- a CDS encoding right-handed parallel beta-helix repeat-containing protein produces the protein MYHNRRTFLTLAAAAAAVRPAIASAQSGPSFRPEDFGARGDGATNDSAAFAALAAAVNRAGGGTIIFAKGQTYLVGAQARGGGPYLLNPAPLLELRDLTRPLDIVGNGARMKCRPGLRYGAFLRTGAPNARNVPNFAVEEVATPYRAMIDIRGCRAPITLRDLELDGNDAGLILGGRFGDEGKQIPATGLFLFDNHATETISNLYSHHHGQDGIMIDGDDRRPMRSSFSRVRCTYNGRQGVSIIGGRGYDFADCDFSHTGRAAVRSSPAAGVDIEAEGTKIVRDLRFTRCTFAHNDGCGMLAEAGDGADASFADCRFIGSVTWSAWARKPGLSFTGCTFVGSVVSPYPDARNPARAAQFRDCLFTDVPIEPGGRVFVGGGPIVNMAESDNVLFDGCRFELQREGTLPWGWRATYRDYTMRQRSSAVGYPKGRYLGTSSIVGSVDLYGSKVEGVLTVNGKPFARGLHGGKPW, from the coding sequence ATGTATCACAACCGCCGAACCTTTCTCACCCTCGCCGCGGCCGCTGCCGCAGTGCGGCCGGCCATCGCGTCCGCCCAGTCCGGTCCGAGCTTTCGTCCCGAAGACTTCGGCGCTCGAGGCGACGGGGCAACGAACGACAGCGCCGCGTTCGCCGCGCTCGCGGCCGCCGTCAATCGCGCGGGGGGCGGCACAATAATCTTCGCCAAGGGCCAAACCTATCTCGTCGGCGCGCAGGCGCGAGGTGGCGGCCCCTACCTGTTGAATCCTGCGCCATTGCTCGAGCTCCGCGACCTGACCCGCCCCCTCGACATCGTCGGGAACGGCGCGCGGATGAAGTGTCGGCCAGGGCTGCGCTATGGAGCGTTTCTTCGAACCGGCGCTCCGAACGCCAGAAACGTGCCGAATTTCGCCGTCGAGGAAGTCGCGACGCCCTACCGCGCGATGATCGACATCCGCGGCTGCCGAGCGCCGATCACGCTGCGCGATCTCGAGCTCGACGGGAACGACGCCGGCCTGATCCTGGGCGGCCGCTTCGGGGATGAGGGCAAGCAAATCCCCGCGACGGGCCTGTTTTTGTTCGACAACCATGCGACCGAGACGATCAGCAACCTCTACAGTCATCATCATGGCCAGGACGGCATCATGATAGACGGCGACGATCGACGGCCGATGCGCAGCAGTTTCTCGCGGGTGCGATGTACCTACAACGGCCGGCAGGGCGTCAGCATCATCGGCGGGCGCGGTTACGATTTTGCCGACTGCGATTTCAGCCACACTGGACGCGCAGCGGTTCGGAGTTCCCCCGCCGCCGGCGTGGATATCGAGGCTGAGGGCACCAAGATCGTTCGCGACCTTCGCTTTACGCGCTGCACCTTCGCGCACAACGACGGCTGCGGCATGCTGGCCGAAGCCGGCGACGGCGCCGATGCGAGCTTCGCCGACTGCCGCTTCATCGGCTCGGTCACGTGGTCGGCGTGGGCACGAAAGCCCGGCCTGTCCTTCACCGGCTGCACCTTCGTCGGCTCGGTCGTCAGCCCCTATCCCGACGCGCGCAATCCGGCGAGGGCGGCGCAGTTTCGCGACTGTCTGTTCACTGATGTCCCGATCGAGCCGGGCGGCCGGGTGTTCGTCGGTGGCGGGCCGATCGTGAACATGGCCGAAAGCGACAATGTTCTGTTCGACGGCTGCCGGTTCGAGCTGCAGCGCGAAGGGACGCTCCCGTGGGGCTGGCGCGCCACCTACCGCGACTACACGATGCGGCAGCGTTCGTCGGCGGTCGGCTATCCGAAGGGCCGTTACCTCGGCACCAGCAGCATCGTCGGCAGCGTCGATCTCTACGGGTCGAAGGTCGAAGGCGTCCTGACGGTCAACGGGAAGCCCTTCGCGAGAGGGCTTCACGGCGGAAAGCCTTGGTAA
- a CDS encoding alpha-ketoacid dehydrogenase subunit alpha/beta: MADADFRDDGGHVIDMDWAEVARLVTTSRALDELEETRLVPEKKVLYQFSARGHDMAQVILGLQLRDGDAACGYYRSRPMLLALGVPLADAIGSGMGRAGGYSDGRDIGVVFNYPNPGGAHALPMCGGVGAQYAPAAGWAQACLYRERVLGEPSRGSIGVVLGGDASCATGGFWSAITIATTQSLPMLFYIEDNGYGISVPSHYQTPGCDIAANLASFQNLTIFNGDGTDPVETARLIGEAVGHVRRERTPALIRLTVPRLEGHSFQDTQTYKSETEVKSEWARDPLPKLKAFANDLDWERIEASVAHDVEKAREEAEARGVSSPDKVTTHVFFDGEASAVGGGAGLAVEGTDQPSPEGQRINMVTAIRRVLDQELSANPKVLVFGEDVGPKGGVHAVTLGLQDKYGHDRVFDTSLNEEGIIGRAVGMALAGLMPVPEIQFRKYAEPATEQINDCGTMRWRTANRFSAPMVLRIPGGFFKCGDPWHSQTNEVQFVHNPGWKVAVPSNAEDAVGLLRASLRGNDPVIFFEHRAMLDDSWARRPWPGDAFVLPFGKAKKTREGDKITIVTWGAMVPRCEVAADGISADVIDLRTLNPWDRDMVLDSVRRTRRCLIVHEDLRTGGFGAEIAAVVADEAFLDLDAPVARVTMPDIPSPHHPSLLEWAVPSVERIRAEIDRLVGF, encoded by the coding sequence ATGGCTGACGCGGATTTTAGAGACGACGGTGGCCACGTGATCGACATGGATTGGGCGGAAGTCGCGCGGCTGGTGACCACGAGCCGCGCTCTCGACGAACTGGAGGAAACGCGGCTCGTTCCCGAAAAGAAGGTGCTCTACCAATTCTCCGCGCGCGGGCACGACATGGCGCAAGTCATCCTTGGCCTGCAGCTGCGCGATGGCGATGCGGCTTGCGGATACTATCGGTCGCGGCCGATGCTGCTCGCGCTCGGCGTTCCGCTTGCCGATGCGATTGGGTCGGGGATGGGGCGCGCCGGGGGATATAGCGACGGGCGCGATATCGGCGTCGTGTTCAATTATCCCAATCCGGGCGGCGCGCATGCGCTGCCGATGTGCGGCGGGGTGGGCGCGCAATATGCGCCCGCGGCGGGCTGGGCGCAGGCCTGCCTCTATCGCGAGCGCGTTTTGGGTGAACCGTCGCGCGGGTCGATCGGCGTGGTGCTCGGCGGAGACGCGAGTTGTGCGACCGGCGGATTTTGGTCGGCGATAACGATTGCGACCACGCAATCATTGCCGATGCTCTTTTACATCGAGGACAATGGTTACGGCATTTCGGTGCCATCGCATTACCAGACGCCGGGCTGCGACATCGCTGCGAACCTCGCCAGCTTCCAGAATTTGACGATCTTCAACGGCGACGGGACCGATCCGGTCGAGACGGCGCGCCTGATCGGGGAGGCGGTCGGTCATGTTCGCCGGGAGCGGACTCCGGCGCTGATTCGCCTGACCGTTCCGCGGCTTGAGGGGCATAGTTTCCAGGATACGCAAACCTACAAGTCCGAGACGGAGGTCAAGTCCGAGTGGGCGCGCGACCCGCTGCCGAAGCTGAAGGCGTTCGCGAACGACCTCGACTGGGAGCGGATCGAGGCCTCGGTGGCGCACGACGTCGAAAAGGCGCGTGAAGAGGCGGAGGCACGCGGGGTGTCGAGCCCCGACAAGGTGACGACCCATGTCTTCTTCGACGGTGAAGCGAGCGCCGTCGGTGGTGGCGCCGGGCTTGCGGTCGAAGGGACCGACCAACCTTCGCCCGAAGGCCAGCGGATCAACATGGTGACGGCGATCCGCCGCGTGCTCGACCAGGAGCTCAGCGCCAATCCCAAGGTGCTGGTATTCGGCGAAGATGTTGGTCCGAAGGGCGGCGTCCACGCAGTGACGCTGGGCCTTCAGGACAAATATGGCCATGACCGGGTATTCGATACTAGCCTCAATGAGGAAGGGATCATCGGTCGCGCCGTGGGCATGGCCTTGGCGGGTCTGATGCCCGTCCCCGAAATCCAGTTCCGCAAATATGCCGAGCCGGCGACCGAGCAGATCAATGACTGCGGCACGATGCGCTGGCGCACCGCCAATCGCTTTTCGGCGCCGATGGTTCTTCGCATTCCAGGCGGCTTCTTCAAGTGCGGCGATCCGTGGCACAGCCAGACCAACGAAGTGCAGTTCGTGCACAATCCCGGCTGGAAGGTCGCGGTGCCGTCGAACGCGGAAGATGCGGTCGGGCTTCTCCGCGCCAGCCTGCGCGGCAACGATCCGGTGATCTTTTTTGAACATCGTGCAATGCTCGACGACAGCTGGGCACGTCGTCCGTGGCCGGGCGACGCTTTCGTGCTGCCATTCGGGAAGGCGAAGAAGACCCGCGAGGGCGACAAGATCACGATCGTGACCTGGGGCGCGATGGTGCCGCGGTGCGAGGTGGCCGCGGACGGCATCAGCGCCGACGTCATCGACTTGCGCACGCTCAATCCGTGGGATCGCGACATGGTGCTCGACAGCGTCCGCCGCACGCGGCGGTGCCTGATCGTCCATGAGGATCTTCGCACCGGCGGTTTCGGCGCGGAAATCGCCGCCGTCGTGGCCGACGAGGCCTTCCTCGACCTCGACGCGCCCGTGGCCCGCGTGACGATGCCCGACATCCCGAGCCCGCATCACCCCAGCCTGCTGGAGTGGGCGGTGCCGAGCGTCGAGCGAATTCGCGCCGAAATCGACCGACTGGTGGGGTTCTAA
- a CDS encoding 2Fe-2S iron-sulfur cluster-binding protein, translating into MAEQFHALRVAEIVAETDEAKSIRFEVPPELAETFRFRAGQHLTLRATIGGEEVRRNYSLCVAPHEGELKVAVKRIAGGAFSNWVGQELKVGDTIDVMAPHGSFTCDFDPGASRRYVAFAGGSGITPILSLIRTALGVEEGSRFTLLYGNRDAGSVIFLEALAALKDRYLGRFELYHFLSDEEGDVALFNGMLDRPTCDAAIDALIDNPADVAAWFICGPGPMMDAAEAAILDHGVARERVHIERFTAGRPSAAAAAAMSRLQTEAAGQAMSVTLDGRTRKVDFDGNNILDSARASGLPAPFACKAGVCATCRARVTRGKVEMAARYGLTDEEVAAGYVLTCQSVPVGEGVAVDYDA; encoded by the coding sequence ATGGCCGAACAATTTCACGCATTGCGGGTCGCGGAGATCGTGGCCGAGACCGACGAGGCGAAATCGATCCGCTTCGAGGTCCCGCCCGAGCTCGCGGAGACCTTCCGCTTCCGCGCCGGCCAGCACTTGACGCTTCGGGCGACGATCGGTGGCGAGGAAGTGCGGCGTAATTATTCGCTCTGCGTCGCGCCGCACGAGGGCGAACTGAAGGTCGCGGTCAAGCGGATTGCGGGCGGCGCCTTTTCCAATTGGGTCGGACAGGAGTTGAAGGTCGGCGACACCATCGACGTGATGGCGCCGCACGGCAGTTTCACGTGCGACTTCGATCCGGGCGCGTCGCGTCGCTATGTCGCGTTCGCCGGCGGATCGGGGATCACGCCGATCCTGTCGCTGATCCGTACCGCGCTGGGCGTCGAGGAAGGCTCGCGCTTCACCCTGCTCTACGGCAATCGCGATGCGGGGTCGGTAATCTTTTTGGAGGCGCTCGCCGCGCTGAAGGATCGATACCTCGGGCGGTTCGAGCTCTATCATTTCCTAAGTGACGAAGAGGGCGACGTCGCCCTGTTCAACGGAATGCTCGACCGCCCGACCTGCGACGCCGCGATCGACGCGCTGATCGACAATCCCGCCGACGTCGCGGCATGGTTTATCTGCGGGCCAGGCCCGATGATGGACGCGGCCGAGGCGGCGATCCTCGATCATGGCGTCGCCCGCGAGCGGGTGCATATCGAGCGGTTCACCGCCGGTCGCCCGTCGGCGGCCGCTGCGGCGGCAATGTCGCGGTTGCAGACTGAAGCGGCCGGGCAGGCGATGAGCGTCACGCTCGACGGGCGGACGCGCAAGGTCGATTTCGACGGGAATAACATTCTCGACAGCGCGCGCGCGTCGGGCCTGCCGGCGCCGTTCGCCTGCAAGGCCGGCGTTTGCGCGACGTGTCGGGCGCGAGTCACGCGCGGCAAGGTCGAGATGGCGGCGCGATACGGCCTTACCGACGAGGAAGTCGCGGCCGGCTATGTGCTGACCTGCCAATCGGTGCCGGTCGGTGAGGGCGTTGCGGTCGACTATGATGCGTGA
- a CDS encoding response regulator: MNAQQPVRIVMIEDDEGHARLIEKNIRRAGISNALTHFLDGTSALEYLFNSPEGPAQNGPALVLLDLNLPDMSGTDILAKIKSDERLHRTPVVVLTTTDDKVEIARCYDLGCNVYITKPVNYESFADAIRQLGLFLSVIQVPDQA; encoded by the coding sequence GCAACCGGTCCGCATCGTGATGATCGAAGATGATGAGGGGCATGCGCGCCTGATCGAAAAGAACATTCGCCGCGCGGGCATCTCGAACGCGCTGACCCACTTTCTCGACGGCACGAGCGCGCTCGAATATCTGTTCAATTCGCCCGAAGGTCCGGCGCAAAACGGACCGGCGCTGGTCCTGCTCGACCTCAACCTGCCCGACATGAGCGGGACCGACATCCTCGCCAAGATCAAGAGCGACGAGCGCCTGCATCGCACCCCCGTCGTCGTGCTGACCACGACCGACGACAAGGTCGAGATCGCGCGCTGCTACGACCTTGGCTGCAACGTCTACATCACCAAACCGGTGAACTACGAAAGCTTCGCCGACGCGATCCGTCAGCTTGGGCTGTTCCTGTCAGTCATCCAGGTCCCGGATCAGGCCTGA
- the paaA gene encoding 1,2-phenylacetyl-CoA epoxidase subunit PaaA: protein MYTTELSKNVAPIEAPEDPALVAAFEARVAADEFIEPKDWMPEAYRKTLVRQISQHAHSEIVGMLPEGNWITRAPSLRRKAILLAKVQDEAGHGLYLYCAAETLGTSRQEMIEALHSGKAKYSTIFNYPTLTWADMGAIGWLVDGAAIMNQVPLQRTSYGPYARAMVRVCKEESFHQRQGYEIMIALANGSDEQKRMAQDALNRWWWPSLMMFGPPDDNSPNTERSMRWRIKRETNDELRQKFVDISKPQADFLGLTIPDPDLVWNEEKGGHDFGEIDWEEFYAVVRGEGPVAKERMKARREAWDNGAWVREAAAAHEDKRRKAAA, encoded by the coding sequence ATGTACACAACCGAGCTATCCAAGAACGTCGCGCCGATCGAGGCTCCCGAGGATCCGGCACTGGTTGCCGCGTTCGAGGCGCGCGTCGCCGCCGACGAGTTCATCGAGCCAAAGGACTGGATGCCCGAGGCGTATCGCAAGACGCTGGTGCGGCAGATTTCGCAACACGCGCATAGCGAGATCGTCGGCATGCTGCCCGAGGGCAATTGGATCACTCGCGCGCCGTCGCTTCGGCGCAAGGCGATCCTGCTCGCCAAGGTGCAGGACGAGGCCGGGCATGGGCTTTATCTCTATTGCGCTGCGGAAACGCTCGGCACGAGCCGCCAGGAGATGATCGAAGCGCTGCATTCGGGCAAGGCGAAGTACAGCACCATCTTCAATTACCCGACGCTGACCTGGGCCGACATGGGCGCGATCGGCTGGCTGGTCGACGGTGCGGCGATCATGAACCAGGTTCCGCTGCAGCGCACGTCGTATGGGCCCTACGCCCGGGCGATGGTTCGCGTGTGCAAGGAAGAAAGCTTCCACCAGCGGCAGGGTTACGAGATCATGATCGCGCTCGCTAACGGCAGCGACGAGCAGAAGCGGATGGCGCAGGACGCGCTCAATCGCTGGTGGTGGCCAAGCCTGATGATGTTCGGTCCGCCCGACGACAATTCGCCCAACACCGAGCGCTCGATGCGCTGGCGGATCAAGCGCGAGACCAACGACGAACTTCGCCAGAAATTCGTCGATATTTCCAAGCCGCAGGCCGACTTCCTGGGCCTGACCATTCCCGACCCCGACCTAGTGTGGAACGAGGAAAAAGGTGGGCACGACTTCGGCGAGATCGACTGGGAGGAATTCTACGCGGTCGTCCGCGGTGAGGGCCCGGTCGCCAAGGAACGGATGAAAGCGCGCCGCGAGGCGTGGGACAATGGCGCCTGGGTGCGCGAAGCCGCGGCCGCGCATGAGGACAAGCGCCGGAAGGCGGCGGCGTGA
- a CDS encoding dihydrolipoamide acetyltransferase family protein: MIDVIVPDEQEGTKAVVRAWLKKVGDAVAVNDPLVELETDKVTQEVPSPVAGILREILLDTDADAMPGSVLGRIDGDASETKTGNADPTPVPQSASPVASTSRQTVAAGEARLSPSVKRALLQHNIDPSRLTGTGRGGRITREDVDRAVEGATVTHVGAPTTAQPRHFEGSDIPHDRMRMKIAENMVRATSEAPHVTALFEADFSAIAAHKKAMTERGVKLSYTAYLIKAAADAMVVAPAINGRWEEDRIAISPTINIGIGTALGDKGLVVPVVKDAGSLDLVAIGAKLDDLTARARSGQLTGGDVSGGSFTISNHGVSGSLLASPIILHAGQAAILGVGKLEKRVVVRDVGGQDAILIRPMAYVTLTIDHRVVDGHQTNGWLSRFVEILESWPAA, from the coding sequence GTGATCGACGTCATCGTTCCCGACGAGCAGGAAGGCACCAAGGCGGTCGTCCGCGCATGGCTGAAAAAGGTCGGTGACGCCGTTGCGGTCAACGATCCGCTGGTTGAGCTTGAAACCGACAAGGTCACCCAGGAAGTGCCGTCGCCGGTCGCAGGGATCCTTCGCGAAATTCTGCTAGACACCGATGCTGATGCGATGCCCGGGTCGGTGCTGGGTCGCATCGACGGCGACGCTAGCGAGACGAAGACCGGGAACGCAGACCCAACGCCCGTTCCCCAATCTGCGTCGCCGGTCGCCTCGACGAGCCGTCAGACGGTTGCGGCGGGGGAGGCTCGCTTGTCTCCCTCGGTGAAGCGCGCGCTGTTGCAGCATAATATCGATCCCTCGCGACTGACCGGGACGGGGCGTGGCGGGCGGATCACGCGCGAGGATGTCGATCGTGCAGTCGAAGGCGCGACGGTGACCCACGTCGGGGCGCCCACGACGGCGCAGCCGCGCCACTTCGAAGGCAGCGACATCCCGCACGATCGCATGCGGATGAAGATCGCCGAGAACATGGTGCGCGCGACAAGCGAAGCGCCGCATGTCACCGCCTTGTTCGAAGCCGACTTCAGCGCGATCGCCGCGCACAAGAAGGCAATGACCGAGCGCGGCGTGAAGCTGAGCTACACTGCCTATCTGATCAAGGCGGCGGCGGATGCGATGGTGGTTGCGCCGGCGATCAACGGTCGCTGGGAAGAGGACCGCATCGCGATTTCGCCGACAATCAATATCGGTATCGGCACCGCGCTTGGCGACAAGGGGCTCGTCGTCCCCGTCGTCAAGGACGCCGGATCGCTCGATCTGGTCGCGATCGGCGCCAAGCTGGACGACCTCACCGCACGGGCTCGATCAGGTCAGTTGACCGGCGGCGACGTCTCGGGTGGAAGCTTTACCATTTCCAATCACGGCGTGTCGGGAAGTCTGCTCGCCAGTCCGATCATCCTGCATGCGGGACAGGCCGCCATCCTTGGTGTCGGCAAGCTGGAGAAGCGCGTCGTCGTTCGCGACGTCGGCGGGCAGGACGCGATCCTGATCCGGCCGATGGCCTACGTTACGCTGACGATCGATCACCGCGTCGTCGACGGGCACCAGACCAACGGCTGGCTGTCCCGCTTCGTCGAGATTTTGGAAAGCTGGCCCGCCGCCTAG
- the paaB gene encoding 1,2-phenylacetyl-CoA epoxidase subunit PaaB — translation MSGDAVSSGDWPLWEVFVRSRGGLNHRHVGSVHAPDSELALRHARDTYTRREEGVSLWVVPSSEITASDPSDSGPMFEPAKDKVYRHPTFYDIPDVVTHI, via the coding sequence GTGAGCGGCGATGCCGTCAGCAGCGGCGATTGGCCGCTGTGGGAAGTGTTCGTGCGATCGCGGGGCGGGCTCAATCATCGTCATGTCGGCAGCGTGCACGCGCCCGATAGCGAGTTGGCGCTTCGCCACGCCCGCGACACTTACACCCGCCGTGAGGAGGGAGTGTCGTTGTGGGTTGTCCCGTCGTCCGAAATCACTGCGTCGGATCCGTCCGATAGCGGACCGATGTTCGAGCCGGCGAAGGACAAGGTCTATCGCCACCCGACCTTCTACGACATTCCCGACGTCGTGACGCACATCTGA
- a CDS encoding histidine kinase dimerization/phosphoacceptor domain -containing protein → MQQPRRILYIDDDSGLRRLVEKLLTRRGHSVVTAATGEEGIEAALTGNFEVIAVDHYMPGLDGLQTLAKLREMPDCPPVVYVTGSEESSVAVAALKAGAFEYVVKSIGEDFVDLLEQSFTLALARIRLERERDLAEEQLRNANERLETLLKEVNHRVANSLQLVSTFVHMQSRGLENVEAREALEDTQRRIQAIAQVHRKLYSSGDVEAVAMDEYLAAIVEELEETWSTPTAPRAIRLTAEPLHLHPDKAVSLGVIVNELVSNACKYAYDSGAAGEVRIQFGKADSEGRFHLLVEDDGVGMSEDEKPKGSGLGSRLVLAMARSLAAEFDYDRGHAGVRARLHASI, encoded by the coding sequence ATGCAGCAACCCCGGCGTATCCTGTACATCGACGATGATTCCGGCCTCCGCAGGTTGGTCGAGAAGCTGCTGACGCGGCGGGGCCACAGTGTGGTCACTGCAGCGACCGGCGAGGAAGGCATCGAAGCCGCCCTTACCGGCAACTTCGAAGTCATCGCGGTCGATCATTATATGCCGGGCCTCGACGGGCTGCAGACCCTCGCCAAGCTGCGCGAGATGCCCGACTGCCCGCCGGTGGTATACGTCACCGGTTCGGAAGAAAGCAGCGTCGCAGTCGCGGCGCTCAAGGCCGGCGCCTTCGAATATGTGGTGAAGTCGATCGGCGAAGATTTCGTCGACCTGCTCGAACAGAGCTTTACCCTCGCGCTGGCGCGCATCCGCCTCGAGCGCGAACGCGATCTTGCCGAGGAACAGTTGCGCAATGCCAACGAGCGTCTGGAAACGCTGCTCAAGGAAGTGAACCACCGCGTCGCTAATTCACTGCAATTGGTGTCGACCTTCGTGCACATGCAGTCGCGCGGACTGGAGAACGTCGAGGCGCGCGAAGCGCTGGAGGATACGCAGCGGCGGATCCAGGCGATCGCACAGGTCCATCGCAAGCTTTATTCGTCGGGCGACGTCGAGGCCGTCGCGATGGACGAATATCTCGCGGCGATCGTCGAGGAGCTTGAAGAGACTTGGTCGACCCCGACTGCCCCTCGCGCAATCCGGTTGACCGCAGAGCCGCTCCACCTCCACCCGGACAAGGCAGTATCGCTTGGCGTCATCGTCAACGAACTGGTCAGCAACGCCTGCAAATATGCCTATGATTCCGGTGCCGCCGGCGAAGTGCGGATCCAGTTCGGAAAGGCCGACAGTGAGGGTCGCTTCCACCTGCTCGTCGAGGACGACGGGGTGGGCATGTCCGAAGACGAGAAGCCCAAAGGCAGCGGCCTTGGATCGCGGCTGGTGCTTGCGATGGCACGGTCGCTGGCGGCCGAATTCGACTATGATCGTGGGCATGCCGGCGTCCGCGCCCGGCTACACGCCTCGATCTAG
- a CDS encoding aromatic amino acid transaminase, with translation MLDQTATTGPSGGAQLLEKLSAIKSDSLLALIALANADTRPEKIDVGVGVYRDGHGGTPILRSVKAAEQRLWEAQTTKSYLGSMGDVRFAELIRPILLGRHAANQRIMGLQTPGGCGALSLAFKLIAEARPGARVLVGTPTWPNHVPVIDAAGLEIARYGYYDRESATIRFDEMMSMLDGARRGDVVLLHGCCHNPTGADLSDDQWADVARTVAHRGLLPVIDIAYQGLGRGLEEDARGLHRVLDLSEEVIIAQSCDKNFGVYRDRVGSLFVATGSAATTRTAIDHVAQLARAMWSMPPDHGAAVVRTVLDDEALAADWHAELGEMRARINRIRSAIAGADPRLAYIGRQFGMFSMLPFDAEQVRSLRDSRAIYMADSGRFNIVGMADEAVDRFIAAVVEVLNG, from the coding sequence ATGCTGGACCAGACTGCGACGACCGGGCCGAGCGGGGGCGCTCAACTTCTTGAAAAGCTGAGCGCGATCAAAAGCGATTCGCTCCTTGCGCTGATTGCACTCGCCAATGCCGATACGAGGCCGGAAAAGATCGACGTCGGGGTCGGCGTCTATCGCGACGGCCATGGCGGCACCCCGATCCTGCGCAGTGTGAAGGCAGCCGAGCAGCGCCTGTGGGAAGCGCAGACCACCAAAAGCTATCTTGGCAGTATGGGGGACGTTCGCTTCGCCGAACTGATCCGGCCGATCCTACTCGGGCGGCATGCCGCGAACCAGCGGATCATGGGACTGCAGACGCCCGGCGGGTGCGGGGCATTGTCGCTGGCGTTCAAGCTGATCGCCGAAGCGCGCCCCGGCGCGCGCGTGCTGGTGGGAACGCCGACCTGGCCCAACCACGTCCCGGTCATCGACGCCGCCGGCCTGGAGATTGCGCGATACGGATATTACGATCGGGAAAGCGCCACCATCCGCTTCGACGAGATGATGTCGATGCTCGACGGCGCGCGGAGGGGCGACGTCGTCCTGCTGCACGGTTGCTGCCACAACCCGACCGGCGCGGACCTAAGCGACGACCAGTGGGCCGATGTCGCGCGGACGGTCGCGCACCGCGGGCTTCTGCCGGTGATCGACATCGCCTATCAGGGCCTTGGTCGCGGTCTGGAGGAAGATGCACGCGGCCTTCATCGCGTGCTCGACCTGTCCGAAGAAGTCATCATTGCGCAAAGCTGCGACAAGAATTTCGGGGTGTATCGTGACCGTGTCGGATCGCTGTTCGTCGCGACGGGGAGCGCGGCAACCACGCGCACGGCGATCGACCATGTCGCCCAGCTTGCTCGCGCCATGTGGTCGATGCCGCCCGACCATGGCGCGGCCGTGGTTCGCACCGTCCTCGACGACGAAGCGCTTGCCGCCGACTGGCATGCGGAGCTTGGCGAGATGCGTGCGCGGATCAACCGCATCCGGTCCGCCATCGCCGGGGCGGATCCGCGCCTGGCCTATATCGGTCGCCAGTTCGGCATGTTCTCCATGTTGCCGTTCGATGCCGAGCAGGTGCGCTCGCTGCGCGATAGTCGCGCGATCTACATGGCCGACAGCGGCCGCTTCAACATCGTCGGCATGGCGGACGAGGCGGTCGATCGGTTCATCGCCGCCGTGGTCGAGGTTCTGAATGGCTGA
- the paaC gene encoding 1,2-phenylacetyl-CoA epoxidase subunit PaaC has protein sequence MPSLPTIEKDVEGRAKSAPDHGAFDAATAGGHDPARADYLQRLGDDALILGQRLSEWCGHAPALEVDLSLANMALDLIGQATNFLGEAGDADRLAFHRDVLDFRNCQLVEQPNGDFARTMARQWLFSTWQHLLYRELSTSTDAAIAGIAAKGVKEVAYHRELSADWIVRLGDGTDESARRMADGLDWCWRFVPELFEVDKLLGELIERGIAADPRRFEEEYRAELARVLAEARLKAPADQRPILGGRRGHHSEHLGHLLATMQHLPRAYPDAVW, from the coding sequence ATGCCGTCGCTTCCCACGATCGAAAAGGATGTCGAGGGACGCGCGAAAAGCGCCCCCGACCATGGGGCGTTCGACGCTGCAACCGCGGGCGGTCACGATCCGGCGCGTGCCGATTATCTGCAACGGCTTGGCGACGACGCGCTGATCCTTGGCCAGCGACTCAGCGAATGGTGCGGCCACGCGCCGGCGCTGGAGGTCGACCTCAGCCTTGCCAACATGGCGCTCGACCTGATCGGACAGGCGACCAATTTTCTTGGCGAAGCGGGCGACGCCGATCGTCTGGCCTTCCACCGCGACGTGCTCGACTTTCGCAATTGCCAGCTGGTCGAGCAGCCTAATGGCGACTTTGCCCGCACGATGGCGCGGCAGTGGCTGTTCTCTACGTGGCAGCATCTGCTTTATCGCGAACTTTCGACATCGACCGACGCGGCGATTGCCGGCATCGCCGCGAAGGGCGTCAAGGAAGTCGCCTACCATCGCGAATTGTCGGCGGACTGGATCGTCCGGCTGGGCGACGGCACCGACGAAAGCGCGCGGCGGATGGCCGACGGCCTCGACTGGTGCTGGCGCTTCGTTCCGGAACTGTTCGAGGTCGACAAATTGCTTGGCGAATTGATCGAGCGCGGGATCGCCGCCGATCCGCGTCGCTTCGAGGAAGAGTATCGTGCGGAGCTGGCCCGGGTGCTGGCCGAAGCGCGCTTGAAGGCGCCGGCTGACCAGCGACCGATCCTGGGTGGCCGGCGTGGGCACCACAGCGAACATCTGGGGCATTTGCTGGCGACGATGCAGCATCTGCCGCGCGCCTATCCCGACGCCGTCTGGTAG